The Chryseobacterium shigense genome segment GTAAAACTGATAAGATTTTAGGAGGAGCAGCCACTTATATCGGTATCACTTCTTCTGTTTTAGGCGTTAAATCTGGTATTGTTTCCGTTGTTGGAGGAGATTTCCCGCAGGAGCACCTTGATATGTTCACAAACAGAGCAATAAATATTGAAGGAATTGAGATCGTAAAAGAAGGAAAAACATTCTTCTGGTCCGGAAAGTACCACAATGATCTGAATACCAGAGATACTTTGGCTACAGAAGTGAACGTTTTAGAGAATTTTGATCCGAAAATTCCAGATTCCATGCAGGATGCGGAAATCCTTTTGCTTGGTAACCTACACCCGGGCGTTCAGTTGTCCGTACTGGAAAAAATGAATAACCGTCCTAAGCTGGTAATTCTTGATACCATGAACTTCTGGATGGATTCAGCATGGGATATTCTTATGGATATGATTGCTAAAACTGATGTGATTACCATTAATGACGAAGAAGCAAGACAGCTTTCAGGAGAATACTCTTTGGTAAAAGCAGCTAAAAAGATCCATACAATGGGTCCTAAGTATGTAATTATTAAGAAAGGAGAGCACGGAGCTTTACTTTTCCACGACAATAAAGTATTTGCTATTCCTGCACTTCCGCTGGAAGAGGTTTTCGATCCAACCGGAGCAGGGGATACTTTTGCAGGAGGTTTTGCAGCTTACCTTGCTAAAAAAGGTAAAGTTGATTTCGAAACAATGAAATCCGCTTTAATTGTAGGTTCTGCAATGGCTTCTTTCACTGTTGAAAAATTCGGAACAGAAAGAATTGAAGAAGTAAACGAATCCGATATGTTCAACAGATTGAGACAATTCAAAGAATTAACAACATTCGATGTTGAACTGCAATAAATAAGTCTTTTTAAGAAATATTTATAATAAAAAATTTAGACTGATTCGTTAAGAATTCTAAATTTGCAACTTGTTTAAAATAGTAAAATGACAAATAAACTAAAAATCACTTTTCTTCTTGGGATTTTCATGATGATATTCTCTTCAAACATGAATGCTCAGCTAAAACCGGGAGAATTAGTGGATGGTATTGCTGCTGTTATCGGGGATGAAATTGTTTTGGAATCAGATGTAAATGAGCAGATGAACTATGCCAAACAACAGGGAGCCTCCGAAACTGATAAATGTGACTTCCTTGAAAACCTGATCAGTAACAAACTTCTTGTTTACGAAGCCAAAAAAGATACATTAATTGAAAACCGTTCTGCAGCTATTAAAGAGCAGGCCAATGCAAAGTACCGTCAGCTGCTTTCCCAGTTTCCGGACGAAAAAACAATGCTTGCTGCCTATAAGTTCAGAAACGGGTATGAAATGAAAAATGCTATCGAAAAGATAGATGTAGACCAATACTACGGACAGGCAAAATACCAGCGTATTACTGAAAAAGCAGACGTAACCCCTAATGAGGTTACCGACTTCTACAACCTGTATAAAATGCAGCTTCCGGAAGTAAAAGATGAGATCTCTTTAGCACAGATTATGATCTATCCTAAACTTACAGATGCCCATAAGGAAGACCTTATCAAAAGACTGAAAAAAATAAAGGCAGACATTGCTGCTGGAGAAACTTTTGAAAGCCAGGCCAGGATCTATTCAGAAGATGAAGGATCTGCTGCGAACGGAGGACTTTATAAAAACATTTTCAAAGGGCAGATGGTAAAGCCATTTGAAGCAGCTGCACTCAACCTTCAGGAAAATGAAATTTCAGATCCTGTTGAATCTGAATTCGGATATCACATTATACAGCTGATCAAGAAATCAGGGAAAGTGTACGATGCAAGACACATTCTGTTAAAAGCTACCCCTACCGATGATGAAATCAAAACCGCAAAAGCAAAACTAGACAGTATCAAAGGTCTTATTATTGCCGGAAAGATTACATTTAAAGATGCGGCTTTTAAATTTTCAGATGATAAAAAAACAAAATTCAACGCGGGAATCATTTCCGGTGCAGACGGTTCTGATAAAATTGAAAGAGAAAGTATTCCGGGATCTATCACTTACGAATTAGCAGGTCTGAACAAAGGAGATATTACTTCTCCCTTTGAAGACGATGATAATAAGAGAAAAGTTATAAAGATCATTAAAATGGAAGATGTTATTCCTGCACACCAGATCACACTGGAAACAGATTATAACAGGATCAAGCAGATGGCTCTCAATAAAAAGCGGAATGAAATGATTGAGAAATTTGTCAACTCTAAACTGCCAACAACATTCATATCCATTGACGGACGTTACGACAGCTGTAATTTCAAAGCCAACTGGAAAAAAGAATCAATCAAAAAATAAATACAAAACCTTCAGAATTTCTGAAGGTTTTTTTGTGCTGAAATTTAAGAAAACTTCTTATTTTTGATAGAAACGATAAAGAATGGATTATCATTTTTACAGGAAAAACTTTGAAGAAGCGGCAGAAGATATTTTCTTCAGGCAGTTTGAAGATCTTGGTCTGAAATTATCCGTTGAAGAAGTTTTGCAATCCGTTGCATTGAAAATTTATAAACCTGAGTGGTCAAATGATTTTAAATCTCAATTAAACTCAAAAAGCAGAATATTTTTTTCGGTTTGGGTAAATGATAAAAGCATTAAAGAAGGAAAACTATATTATAATATTCATGCTTTAAAACTTCGTGAGCTGAAAGGCTATAAAATTTCAAGCAGAAATTTCGCCGGAATATTCAGAAATAAATTTATTGAATATCAGAAAGAATGGAAAAACGTAGATGTAAATTTCGGCCCGTTAACTTTAATGGAAGGCTGGATCCATTTGAATATCGAAACCATTCAAAATGATATTATTGATCTGGCCCGGAATTTTTTAAAAATAAGTCCTGTTATTGATGATACTCTGGATATATTTAAAATTTAGTAATCCTTTATTTAAAACGATTTTACACATTTTTTATTCATTAAAAACAGCTGTTTTTAGTATTTTTACGCATGAGCAATTTTATAGATTTCAATTCGGCAAAAAAACTTCATGACATGAAGACAGATCAAAATAGAATTACAGAGCTTTTCAACATACAGTATCCTATTATTCAGGCCGGAATGATCTGGCATTCAGGATGGAGGCTGGCTTCGGCGGTTTCTAACTGTGGCGGATTGGGACTGATCGGGGCAGGAAGCATGTATCCTGACATCTTAAGAGAAAATATTCAGAAATGCAAGCAGGCTACAGATAAGCCTTTTGGCGTTAATGTACCGATGTTATATCCTAACCTTGAAGAAATTATCCAGATTATACTGGAAGAAGGGGTAAAGATCGTTTTTACGTCTGCCGGAAATCCTAAAACCTATACGGAAACCCTTCAGAAAGAAGGAATAAAAGTAGCCCACGTAGTATCTTCTACCAAATTTGCGGTAAAATGTGAAGAGGCCGGAGTAGATGCTGTTGTAGCTGAAGGTTTTGAAGCTGGGGGGCACAACGGAAGAGATGAAACCACTACCTTCTGCCTGATCCCGAATGTGAAAAAGCATATTTCCAAACCATTGATTGCTGCAGGAGGAATTGCATTAGGCTCACAGATGAAAGCCGCGATGATTTTAGGTGCAGACGGCGTACAGATTGGTTCCCGTTTCGCTGCTACCGTTGAAGCAAGTGCCCACGAAAACTGGAAAAAGAAAATTACAGAGCTGAATGAAGGAGATACCCATCTTACCTTAAAAGAACTGGCGCCTGTAAGAATGGTCAAAAACAGGTTTTTCAATGAACTGGAAGACATTTACCTGTCAGGAAGAAATAAAGAAGCTTTGGTAGCCTCATTGGGAAGGGCAAGAGCCAAACGCGGAATGTTTGAAGGAGATATGGAAGACGGTGAGCTGGAAATAGGTCAGGTTTCTGCTTTGATCAACGATATATTACCGGTAGAAACCGTTTTCAGTAATTTATTGAAAGAATTTAAAGAAGCAAAAGAACCGGGCTTATAGAAATCTGAATTACATGGAAGAGAGAATAATTGAAGTAAGAAATCAGAAACTTTATATAACATACAACAATACATTTGAAGGAAAGCCTGTTATCATTTTCCTCCACGATTCCCTGGGCTGTGCACAGCTTTGGAGAGATTTCCCGTTAAAATTGTCAGAAATGACGGAATGTAATGTTCTGCTGTATGACAGATTGGGATATGGAAAATCCGGGCCGATGCTTACCCACGAAAGACCGGTGAATTATATGGAACTGGAAGCCGATCTGCTGAATGATCTGTTGACCGAACTGAATATAGATAACGTTATTCTGTTCGGGCACAGTGATGGCGGAACCATTGTCCTCATCACCGCTGCCAAATATCCTGAAAAGATAAAAGCCGTAATCTGCGAAGCAGGACATATTTTTGTAGAAGATGTTACTTTAAAGGGCGTTTACGATGCCTGGGATGCCTACAAAACAACCAGCCTTCCCGAACGGCTGGCAAAATATCATGGTGATAAGGTGGAAGTACTTTTCAGAGCCTGGACGGAAACCTGGACCCGTGAAGATTACAGAAGCTGGAATATTGAATACCTTTTAAAAGATATTCAATGCCCTTTATTTTTTATTCAGGGAGATGCTGATGAATATGGTACTCTGGATCAGGTTGAAAAAACAGTTTCTCAGGTAAGCGGCGCGGCAGAAAAATTTATCATTCAGGAAGCAGGGCACACACCGCATAAAGAGTTCCCGGAACTTGTTCTCGGTAAAGTATCGGAGTTTATTGGAAAAATATATAGTTCAAAATAGTACTAGCATCTTGGTTTAGCAGGGTGCTTTTTTAGTTGGAGTAATGAAGAATAATAGCTGGAAATTCTATACAAATTGTACAGCTTATTTTTTTAGCATATAAAGTGTACATGTTTTTATTTTGATAAGCTTCAGTTTCAGATGCCTGTCATCAGATTAATGTAGTTTTTATATTGCATCATGTACAAGTTTTGATGAAAATATGAAAATAAATTGTTTATTTTTTGGTAAATTTTAAAGTAATTATTTTAAAATTATGAACCTTTTTTGATTAGGTTTTTTTCATGGACTGCAGATATTGTTTGCTCATATTTTTCCATAAAAATTGCATGAAAATTACATTCAAAATCACTGTAATGTGATATTTTATTATCTATTTTTGAAACATCAAACAGGGATGCAGAAGATTCTAAAAACAGATTTGATGAAAACATTCCCCACCCATAAGAGATCTCTGAAGTTCCCCTTATGTTTTTAGTAATGAATAAGTTGTGTTTGAATGAATGGAATGATTCCATGTGGAGATGTAGCTTGGCTGCATCTCCTTTCTGTATTAATGAGTTACAGAAGCTTAAGTTCGGCAGTTAAATTCTCCTTTGCCTGTTTTTCATATAATTCCTGGAAAGGTTGAGTTTTAAAAATAGGTTCAAGTTCCAGGAAATGTTTCAGTACTTTTTTTCTTCCAGGCTTGTAAAGAATATCAGGATATATGGAATATTCCTTCCTGATTTTCCGTGTATAATCAAAATAAACTGCAGAATCTTTCCCCAGAACAGAAAGGTCCGCATCCAGCAGATAGTTCGTGTCTTCGTCATCTGATTTCTGGTGGGATTTTGTTGCCAGGATCCTGCTTTCTGTTTTTGAAATCATATCCTGACTCACATTTATTTTTTTAAGTCGCTCCGCAGCATATAATGCACTTTTCTCTTCATTGGATTTTGAGGTAGCATCATAAATAACATCATGATAAAAAACAGCGAATGAAATACTATGATAATCCTCAATATGTATTTTCACATTTTCCAGTTCTGTGAACATATTTTCCAGGTGCAAAAGATCATGATAATATCTGCCTTTCCCGGAATATTTTGTTTCAATTTCCTGCCACAGGCTTTCAATAAGAATCTGGTCCTTTGTAAAATGAAGACAGAGATCCGTAAACTTTTCCTTTAAACTCATGATGGGGTAAGTAAAAAAGGAACTTTTAAAAAGTCCCTTGATTTGCTTCCAGTACTGCTTTCAGTTCAGCCCAGCCTCCGCCGTTATAGCCTTCTTTCAAGCCTTGTCCGTTAAGATATTCCAATGCTTTTCCGCTTCTGTTTCCGCTTCTGCAGAATAAGATAACCGGCTTTTCAACAGATAAAATCTCTTCTTTTCTGTCCTCCACTTCTCCTAAAGGAATATTTTGCGCACCTTCAATATTTCCGTCCATTTCAAGCTCCATTGGCTCACGAACATCAATTAATTCATAATTTCCAGACTTTATAACTTCTATTAAAGACATAACTGTTTAATTTATTTAGATTAAAAAATAATAACGAAAATACGTAATTTTTTCCTTAAAAAATACCCTGTTAAAACTTAAATTTTCACAAAAATGCTTAAAAATTACGATCTGTCCATCTTTTATCCAAAAACAGAAGATTGGTAAATTAATCTTAATTTTGCAGAATGGAAATCCTGAATACCGGTGCCGAAAAATATTCCCAGCTCATAAAGTCCAAAGCAGAACATTTTGGATTTCAGAGCTGTGGTATCTCTAAAGCAGGATTTTTAGAAGAAGATGCTCCAAATCTTGAAAAATGGCTTAAAAATAATTTCCATGGCAAAATGAAATACATGGAAAACCATTTTGATAAAAGACTGGATCCCAGATTATTGGTAGAAGGATCAAAATCTGTTATTTCATTATCCTATAATTACTTTCCAAAAGAAAAGATATCCACACTGGACAATTATAAGATCTCAAAATATGCCTATGCAGAAGATTATCATGAAGTGGTAAAAGAAATTCTCCGCGAAATGGTTTCTGAGCTTCAACAGGAAATAGGAGAGTTTGGGTTCCGGGTTTTTGTAGATTCTGCGCCTGTTTTGGAAAGGAGCTGGGCAAAAAAATCAGGAATTGGCTGGGTAGGAAAAAATGCCAATCTTATTACCAAACAGAACGGTTCCTTCTATTTCCTGGCAGAAATTATCTGTGATCTTGAATTAGTTCCCGACCATGCCACTACAGATCATTGCGGGACGTGCAGAAAGTGTATTGATGCCTGTCCTACAGATGCCATTGTTTCAGAGAAGATTATTGACGGGAGCCGTTGCATCTCTTATGCAACCATAGAACTCAAAAACGAAATCCCGGACTACTTTCAGGACAGGATGGAAGACTGGATGTTCGGATGTGATATCTGCCAGGATGTGTGTCCCTGGAACAGGTTTTCTTCACCCAATCTTCAGAACAGGTTTATTCCGAACGAATCATTGAAAAACTTTAAAAAAGAAGAATGGAAGGAAATTACCCAGGAAATATTCTCCGAGATCTTCAGGAAATCTCCTGTAAAAAGAACAAAATTTGCAGGTTTGAAACGAAACATCGAATTTCTGGAACGTTCTTCGGATAAACTTTAGGATAAATTTTTGGTGACAAATCCTTTTCTGGAATTGTAGGGTTCCAAAACTTGGGAGGATAATCAGCCATCCTTTAAGTAGCAAGCCTTAAGGAGGATAAGATTTAATTCAATAATAATTTTCTGAAAACTTTTCCTAAAAGAAAAATTGACTTTCAGGAGACCAATGTCCCACAGAAAATCAACGTTTTTTTTGTACTCTTTTTGGAGCTGTTTTTACTCTTATTTTAAATCTTTTTTGGGATTTTGTATTTTTACGCATATTTGTGAATATTTCGTAACTAAATTTAATCATTTTTTCGATTAAAACAAATACTTTTACAGAAAATTGAAGATTAAATTTTATTAAAACATGACTGTGAAAATTGCATTATTATATGTCCTGAAAACCATAGGAATTATCCTGGGAATTGTTGCCTTATATGTTATTATGGCGCTTTTGTTGCCGCTTATAGAAGTTTCTGCGGATCATACTACACAACCGAAAGACATCCCGATTTATATTTACACCAACGGCGTGCATACAGATATTGTCATGCCTGTAAAAAACGACCTTCAGGATTGGAGCACAAAAATTCCGTTTTCCAATACAAAATCAAAAAGTACAGATTATAACTATATAGGAATAGGATGGGGCGACAAGGGTTTTTACCTGGATACTCCAACCTGGGCAGATCTGAAGTTCTCTACTGCCTTTAAAGCCGCATTCTGGTTAAGTGATTCAGCAATGCACTGTTCTTATTACAAGACCATGAAAGAAGCTGAAGACTGTAAGATGATTATGATCAGCAGGGATCAGTATAAAGATTTAGTGAAATTTGTAGAAGATAAATTCGACAGGGATCAGAACGGAAACTTTATTCTCATTCCTACCAACGCTGTTTATGATGTAAACGATGCATTTTATGATGCTAAAGGAAAGTACAGCTTCCTGAATACCTGCAACACCTGGGCAAACGATGCACTGAAAGCTGCAGGACAAAAAGCCGCATGGTGGACCCCCTCTGATGTTGGGATTTTCAGACATTACAAATAATTTTTAATGAAATTTTTCACTGTAATGCTCTCAGCTTATCTTGTGCTTTCATGCAGTAATGAGACTAAAAAAGTTCATTATGCTGTAGAAAATTCTGTGGTTCAGGCAAAAAGGCCGGAAGCGGATTTGCAGGAAGTTAAGGTAAAAGCAGAGGAAGCTCTGAAATTCTGCACTTCAAAAAAGCTCAGCACGGATTTTTGTATTCTGATTGATATGAGCCTTCATTCCGGTATTAAAAGGTTTTTTGTATGGGATTTTAAAAACAGGTCCGTCAGCAAAAAATATCTTGTGGGACATGGCTGTGGCTCAAATCCGTGGAGTTCAGACGGTTCAAGGGACAATCCGCAATTCAGTAATGAAGACGGAAGCCATCTTTCATCCTTAGGAAAATATAAACTGCAGGGAAGAGGCTACAGCGAATGGGGAATTAACGTAAAATATCTCATGCACGGTCTTGAGGAAACAAACAGCAATGCTCTAAAAAGATATATCGTTTTCCATTCCTGGGATAAGATGAGCGATGATGAAGTTTTTCCCAAAGGTTCCCCGGAAGGCTGGGGCTGTCCTACCATTTCCAATAATGCCATGAAGGAAATTGATCCAATGATTCAAAATTCTGAGAAACCGGTTTTGATGTGGATTTATAAATAATTTTCAAAAAACTGTTATATAAAAAAATAAGGAGCCGCGAGGGAAACGGCTCCTTTACTTTTCATCTTTTTTTCATTTGTGTTTTTAGAATCGTATGTCGAAAAATGAATAAATATCAATTTTGTTTTTACGTAGATGAAAAGAATTAACAATTATAAAATAATCCTTCTAAATAGGAAGAGAATCCTGAAATGGGAGTTAAGTTAGGATTGATCGTTCTTATACCTACCGGTGCTTGGAATATATCTGGAAAATATATTTCGGTTGAGAATAATTTTTTTCATTGGATAAGGTATTTATTTTTTTTGTTTGTGTTTTATTTTAATGTATGATCCGGAGAAAACTCTGCTGAATCTGATTCATATGCCAACAGGCATTCAATCCGTTATTCATTATTATCTTTGTCAATCATTTTGTTTTTTAATCTAAATTTTATATCAGATTTTAATCTTTAAAATTTTAAGAAGCGATCATTTAAAAAGAATGAATATATTTTATCATGCTAAATGTGAATTATTCTCTTCTCAAATTCTGGTGCAAACTTATTTTATTTATTTTTTTTACAGAAAAAATCAGATATGACATAGATATTACATGTGCTTAACTATTTGTTTTTCAATGATAAATAATTTAATACAAGCTGGAAATATTTTATCCGAATTTTAATGTAACATCTATTTGAATATATTTTGATTGTACAGGTTATGTTTTTTTTTATTTGTGAATAAATAGAATATTATAAATGAAATAAACTAATTGTTAGATTAAAATACATTAATGCTCTTTTGAAAAATATGTATCATTATATTTAAATTATATAAAATTTTTAATGCTGAATTGAATGTATGTTTATCAATTCCATCCCAACTTTATATTAATAATTCAATTTTGTATGGAAAAACAATGAATTGGTACTCTTTCTGATATACTATTTATATGAA includes the following:
- a CDS encoding PfkB family carbohydrate kinase, translated to MKLLVVGSVAFDAIETPFGKTDKILGGAATYIGITSSVLGVKSGIVSVVGGDFPQEHLDMFTNRAINIEGIEIVKEGKTFFWSGKYHNDLNTRDTLATEVNVLENFDPKIPDSMQDAEILLLGNLHPGVQLSVLEKMNNRPKLVILDTMNFWMDSAWDILMDMIAKTDVITINDEEARQLSGEYSLVKAAKKIHTMGPKYVIIKKGEHGALLFHDNKVFAIPALPLEEVFDPTGAGDTFAGGFAAYLAKKGKVDFETMKSALIVGSAMASFTVEKFGTERIEEVNESDMFNRLRQFKELTTFDVELQ
- a CDS encoding peptidylprolyl isomerase, which translates into the protein MTNKLKITFLLGIFMMIFSSNMNAQLKPGELVDGIAAVIGDEIVLESDVNEQMNYAKQQGASETDKCDFLENLISNKLLVYEAKKDTLIENRSAAIKEQANAKYRQLLSQFPDEKTMLAAYKFRNGYEMKNAIEKIDVDQYYGQAKYQRITEKADVTPNEVTDFYNLYKMQLPEVKDEISLAQIMIYPKLTDAHKEDLIKRLKKIKADIAAGETFESQARIYSEDEGSAANGGLYKNIFKGQMVKPFEAAALNLQENEISDPVESEFGYHIIQLIKKSGKVYDARHILLKATPTDDEIKTAKAKLDSIKGLIIAGKITFKDAAFKFSDDKKTKFNAGIISGADGSDKIERESIPGSITYELAGLNKGDITSPFEDDDNKRKVIKIIKMEDVIPAHQITLETDYNRIKQMALNKKRNEMIEKFVNSKLPTTFISIDGRYDSCNFKANWKKESIKK
- a CDS encoding NAD(P)H-dependent flavin oxidoreductase, translated to MKTDQNRITELFNIQYPIIQAGMIWHSGWRLASAVSNCGGLGLIGAGSMYPDILRENIQKCKQATDKPFGVNVPMLYPNLEEIIQIILEEGVKIVFTSAGNPKTYTETLQKEGIKVAHVVSSTKFAVKCEEAGVDAVVAEGFEAGGHNGRDETTTFCLIPNVKKHISKPLIAAGGIALGSQMKAAMILGADGVQIGSRFAATVEASAHENWKKKITELNEGDTHLTLKELAPVRMVKNRFFNELEDIYLSGRNKEALVASLGRARAKRGMFEGDMEDGELEIGQVSALINDILPVETVFSNLLKEFKEAKEPGL
- a CDS encoding alpha/beta fold hydrolase — encoded protein: MEERIIEVRNQKLYITYNNTFEGKPVIIFLHDSLGCAQLWRDFPLKLSEMTECNVLLYDRLGYGKSGPMLTHERPVNYMELEADLLNDLLTELNIDNVILFGHSDGGTIVLITAAKYPEKIKAVICEAGHIFVEDVTLKGVYDAWDAYKTTSLPERLAKYHGDKVEVLFRAWTETWTREDYRSWNIEYLLKDIQCPLFFIQGDADEYGTLDQVEKTVSQVSGAAEKFIIQEAGHTPHKEFPELVLGKVSEFIGKIYSSK
- a CDS encoding rhodanese-like domain-containing protein — translated: MSLIEVIKSGNYELIDVREPMELEMDGNIEGAQNIPLGEVEDRKEEILSVEKPVILFCRSGNRSGKALEYLNGQGLKEGYNGGGWAELKAVLEANQGTF
- the queG gene encoding tRNA epoxyqueuosine(34) reductase QueG — its product is MEILNTGAEKYSQLIKSKAEHFGFQSCGISKAGFLEEDAPNLEKWLKNNFHGKMKYMENHFDKRLDPRLLVEGSKSVISLSYNYFPKEKISTLDNYKISKYAYAEDYHEVVKEILREMVSELQQEIGEFGFRVFVDSAPVLERSWAKKSGIGWVGKNANLITKQNGSFYFLAEIICDLELVPDHATTDHCGTCRKCIDACPTDAIVSEKIIDGSRCISYATIELKNEIPDYFQDRMEDWMFGCDICQDVCPWNRFSSPNLQNRFIPNESLKNFKKEEWKEITQEIFSEIFRKSPVKRTKFAGLKRNIEFLERSSDKL
- a CDS encoding TIGR02117 family protein → MTVKIALLYVLKTIGIILGIVALYVIMALLLPLIEVSADHTTQPKDIPIYIYTNGVHTDIVMPVKNDLQDWSTKIPFSNTKSKSTDYNYIGIGWGDKGFYLDTPTWADLKFSTAFKAAFWLSDSAMHCSYYKTMKEAEDCKMIMISRDQYKDLVKFVEDKFDRDQNGNFILIPTNAVYDVNDAFYDAKGKYSFLNTCNTWANDALKAAGQKAAWWTPSDVGIFRHYK
- a CDS encoding murein L,D-transpeptidase catalytic domain-containing protein encodes the protein MKFFTVMLSAYLVLSCSNETKKVHYAVENSVVQAKRPEADLQEVKVKAEEALKFCTSKKLSTDFCILIDMSLHSGIKRFFVWDFKNRSVSKKYLVGHGCGSNPWSSDGSRDNPQFSNEDGSHLSSLGKYKLQGRGYSEWGINVKYLMHGLEETNSNALKRYIVFHSWDKMSDDEVFPKGSPEGWGCPTISNNAMKEIDPMIQNSEKPVLMWIYK